The Aerococcaceae bacterium DSM 111021 genome includes a region encoding these proteins:
- the fabF gene encoding beta-ketoacyl-ACP synthase II yields the protein MRRVVITGLGTVSPIGNSVDAFWESVLENKSGIAPIAGFDASETGVTVAAEVKDFNAKEVLGRKDSQRMDKFSQFGVAASKEAVEMSGYDISSNPFNVGVMVGSGIGGLHAIQNGILKMKDKGPKRVPPLFVPLTIGNMAAGNISMQFGARGISLDIVTACASATNAIGEAFIKIQNGLLDACIAGGAESTINEIGIAGFAALTALSTNEDPAKASRPFDKDRDGFVMGEGAGIVFLESLESAQARNATIYGEVVGYGSNSDAYHMTAPLPDGSGAGEAMLQAIKMAGIQPEDVDYINAHGTSTPTNDSGETTAIKYALGDYAHKVAISSSKGHFGHLLGAAGGVESIMAIKALQDGFIPPTLGLENADEACDLDYVPGDGRKQDIKYVLSNSLGFGGHNAVLCFKRWDGA from the coding sequence ATGAGAAGAGTCGTAATAACAGGTCTAGGAACTGTATCACCAATTGGTAATAGTGTTGATGCATTCTGGGAGAGTGTGTTAGAAAATAAATCAGGTATAGCTCCAATTGCTGGCTTTGATGCTTCTGAAACAGGTGTAACAGTTGCCGCGGAAGTGAAAGATTTCAATGCTAAAGAAGTATTAGGTAGAAAAGATAGCCAAAGAATGGATAAATTCTCACAGTTTGGTGTAGCAGCAAGTAAAGAAGCTGTTGAAATGAGTGGGTATGATATTTCGAGTAATCCATTTAATGTGGGTGTTATGGTAGGTTCTGGAATTGGTGGATTACATGCTATCCAAAACGGAATTTTAAAAATGAAGGATAAGGGACCAAAAAGAGTTCCACCATTGTTTGTTCCATTAACAATCGGAAACATGGCTGCAGGTAATATTTCTATGCAATTTGGTGCACGTGGAATCAGTTTAGACATCGTAACTGCATGTGCCAGTGCTACAAATGCTATTGGTGAAGCGTTTATTAAGATTCAAAACGGTCTTTTAGACGCATGTATTGCCGGCGGTGCTGAATCTACAATCAATGAGATTGGAATCGCAGGATTTGCAGCCTTAACTGCATTATCAACAAATGAGGATCCAGCTAAAGCATCACGTCCATTCGATAAGGATCGGGATGGATTTGTTATGGGTGAGGGAGCAGGAATTGTATTCTTAGAATCATTAGAATCTGCCCAAGCACGTAATGCGACTATCTATGGTGAGGTAGTTGGTTATGGATCAAATTCAGATGCATATCATATGACTGCACCTTTACCAGATGGTAGTGGAGCAGGTGAAGCAATGCTTCAAGCTATTAAGATGGCAGGTATTCAACCAGAAGACGTTGATTATATTAATGCACACGGTACGAGTACACCAACGAATGACTCTGGTGAGACAACTGCTATAAAATACGCACTTGGTGATTATGCTCATAAAGTAGCTATTTCAAGCTCTAAAGGTCATTTTGGACATCTATTGGGAGCGGCTGGTGGAGTGGAATCAATCATGGCAATCAAAGCATTGCAAGATGGATTTATCCCACCAACACTAGGTTTAGAAAATGCTGATGAAGCATGTGATTTAGACTATGTACCTGGTGATGGACGTAAACAAGATATTAAATATGTTCTATCAAATTCATTAGGTTTTGGTGGACACAATGCAGTGCTATGCTTTAAACGTTGGGATGGTGCGTAA
- the accC gene encoding acetyl-CoA carboxylase biotin carboxylase subunit — protein sequence MFKKVLVANRGEIAVRIIRALREMDITSVAIYSEADRNALHTELADEAICIGPAKSLDSYANPVAVISAALATGVDAIHPGYGFLSERSDFVTLCEDVGIEFIGPNSHIIDVMGHKQHARDTMRKSGIPITPGSAGLIYSIEEARDIANDIGFPLMIKAADGGGGKGMRRVEDETQLEVMFSQAQIETESIYGNKDLYIERIISPAKHIEVQLLGDKYGNVIHLGERDCSFQRNNQKVLEISPAVSLPLEVRKNICETAVKAAESIGYQNAGTIEFLVDKDNNYFFMEMNTRLQVEHPVTEMVTGVDIVKEQIRVAMGEPLTYKQEDIHIQGFAVEVRLNAEDPREGFRPSAGQITQLMFPAGGLGLRVESALYPDYTLPPFYDSMVAKVITHSNTLEEALKIMERALYEVTVEGVQTNIDLLEALVSDEYIDWDRVHTKWLETHYMPKWLEIEENTEE from the coding sequence ATGTTTAAAAAAGTTCTCGTGGCAAACCGTGGAGAAATCGCGGTTAGAATTATACGTGCTCTCCGCGAGATGGATATTACTTCCGTTGCTATATACAGTGAAGCTGACCGTAATGCATTACATACTGAGCTAGCAGATGAAGCAATTTGTATTGGCCCAGCAAAATCGCTGGATTCTTATGCGAATCCAGTCGCGGTTATTAGTGCAGCACTTGCAACAGGAGTAGACGCAATCCACCCGGGTTACGGTTTCTTATCAGAGCGGAGTGACTTCGTGACACTTTGTGAAGATGTAGGAATTGAATTTATAGGACCAAACAGTCATATCATTGATGTGATGGGACATAAGCAACATGCACGAGATACAATGCGTAAGTCTGGAATCCCCATAACACCAGGTAGTGCAGGATTAATCTATTCTATTGAAGAAGCACGAGATATTGCGAACGACATAGGATTTCCATTAATGATTAAAGCTGCCGATGGTGGTGGTGGTAAAGGAATGCGCCGTGTTGAAGATGAAACTCAGTTAGAGGTGATGTTTAGTCAGGCACAAATTGAGACAGAGTCTATTTATGGCAACAAGGATCTGTATATTGAGCGTATTATTTCACCAGCTAAACATATTGAAGTTCAACTTTTAGGAGACAAATACGGTAATGTGATCCATCTAGGAGAAAGAGATTGTTCGTTCCAACGTAACAATCAAAAAGTTCTAGAAATTTCGCCAGCAGTAAGTCTTCCTTTAGAAGTAAGAAAAAACATTTGCGAAACTGCTGTAAAAGCAGCTGAATCCATTGGATATCAAAACGCCGGAACGATTGAGTTTTTAGTTGATAAAGATAATAATTACTTCTTTATGGAGATGAATACACGTCTACAAGTCGAACATCCGGTAACAGAAATGGTAACAGGTGTCGACATTGTTAAAGAACAAATACGAGTTGCGATGGGTGAGCCATTAACGTATAAACAAGAAGATATTCACATTCAAGGATTTGCTGTTGAAGTACGATTAAACGCAGAAGACCCTAGAGAAGGATTTAGACCATCAGCTGGTCAAATTACTCAACTAATGTTCCCAGCAGGCGGCTTAGGTTTACGTGTAGAATCTGCCCTTTACCCTGATTACACATTACCACCATTTTATGATTCAATGGTAGCGAAAGTGATTACTCACTCGAATACATTAGAAGAAGCGTTAAAAATAATGGAACGAGCATTATACGAAGTGACAGTGGAAGGTGTTCAAACGAACATCGACTTACTTGAAGCACTTGTTAGTGATGAGTATATTGATTGGGATAGAGTTCATACAAAATGGTTAGAAACGCACTATATGCCAAAATGGTTAGAAATAGAAGAAAATACTGAAGAATAA
- a CDS encoding GNAT family N-acetyltransferase codes for MEFKLITENEKTDLNIPNEPFELYGKLIIDFNDGQWTHREELSEEVVLQTFPDENYSYEEIKIKGFAIGAYKETICVGLAIFEHHWNKYMYLMDLKVSKDFRRLGIAQNLLKMGLKQAIELEYAGIYTIGQNNNLSACKFYLNNGFEIGGYNHRDYDYTRQAGKSDIYFYLEGNIKK; via the coding sequence ATGGAATTTAAACTGATAACTGAAAATGAAAAAACAGATTTAAATATCCCAAATGAGCCATTTGAATTATATGGAAAATTAATTATTGATTTTAATGATGGACAATGGACTCATCGAGAAGAATTAAGTGAAGAAGTAGTGTTACAGACATTTCCTGATGAAAACTATTCATATGAAGAGATTAAAATCAAAGGATTTGCTATTGGTGCGTATAAAGAGACTATCTGTGTTGGCTTAGCAATCTTTGAACATCATTGGAATAAGTATATGTACTTGATGGATTTAAAAGTGTCTAAAGATTTTCGACGACTCGGTATTGCGCAAAATTTACTTAAAATGGGTTTAAAGCAAGCTATAGAGTTGGAATATGCTGGGATCTATACAATCGGTCAAAATAATAATTTATCAGCGTGTAAGTTTTATTTGAACAATGGATTTGAAATCGGAGGATATAATCATAGAGACTATGACTATACACGACAAGCAGGTAAATCTGATATATATTTCTATTTAGAAGGAAATATTAAAAAATAA
- a CDS encoding ACP S-malonyltransferase, whose protein sequence is MNLAVIFNGQGAHYEGMGIDFVDEFAKAKQVFTDAEAVTQLPIQTWINSDINQLALTKHAQPSIVATSLAIFESIKTKLPAISYMAGLSLGEYSSLIASGMLGFEEGLELIKKRGDLMSAYCQQIEEEASYQMAAVINMPIDEIKTLVQSIHTEDAPIYIANYNSPTQIVVAGSKDAIGAFRKEAKSLGYRKVIPLKVEGPFHTPIMSGMKNEFEEVLVNTKFQEGHIPVISNVTVDNHSTDSIRTLLNDHLVNPVKWYQTIHRLKEEGITHIVQIGPGNTLAKLMANDDKAPEVIVIDKLEDIEGLNNWLNSGGK, encoded by the coding sequence ATGAATTTGGCTGTTATATTCAATGGTCAAGGTGCACATTATGAAGGAATGGGAATAGATTTTGTGGATGAATTTGCTAAAGCTAAGCAAGTTTTTACAGATGCAGAAGCCGTTACTCAATTACCAATTCAGACGTGGATAAATTCAGATATCAACCAATTGGCTTTAACAAAACATGCTCAACCATCTATAGTTGCAACAAGTTTAGCTATATTTGAGTCTATTAAAACTAAACTCCCAGCCATAAGCTATATGGCTGGGTTAAGTTTAGGTGAGTATAGCTCTTTAATTGCCAGTGGAATGTTAGGATTTGAAGAAGGTCTCGAATTAATAAAAAAACGTGGAGATTTAATGTCTGCGTATTGTCAACAGATTGAAGAAGAAGCGTCTTATCAGATGGCAGCAGTAATCAATATGCCAATTGATGAAATCAAGACACTTGTTCAGAGTATTCACACTGAAGATGCTCCTATTTATATTGCGAATTATAACTCACCAACTCAAATTGTAGTGGCGGGTAGCAAAGATGCAATTGGTGCTTTTAGAAAAGAAGCTAAAAGCTTAGGGTATAGAAAAGTCATTCCATTAAAAGTAGAAGGGCCTTTCCATACACCGATTATGAGTGGTATGAAGAATGAATTTGAAGAAGTTTTAGTTAATACTAAATTTCAAGAAGGACATATTCCTGTAATTAGTAATGTTACAGTGGATAACCATTCAACTGATTCTATAAGAACGCTATTGAATGATCATTTGGTTAACCCAGTAAAATGGTATCAAACCATCCATCGTTTAAAAGAAGAAGGAATCACACATATTGTCCAAATTGGCCCGGGGAATACCCTTGCTAAATTAATGGCAAATGATGATAAGGCACCAGAAGTCATTGTAATTGATAAATTAGAAGATATTGAAGGTTTGAATAATTGGTTAAATAGTGGAGGGAAATAA
- the fabZ gene encoding 3-hydroxyacyl-ACP dehydratase FabZ, with protein MMTLLTATQVMEIIPNRYPIFFIDAVDELIPGEKVVARKNVTINEEVFQGHFPGEPVFPGVLIVESLAQAGSIPLLSLDGFDGKTAYLGGLNKVKFRRKVVPGDVLRLEVDIKKLKSNAGIGIGKAYVGDKVVCECEMTFIIGAK; from the coding sequence ATTATGACACTATTAACAGCAACTCAAGTTATGGAAATTATTCCAAATCGTTACCCAATCTTCTTTATCGATGCGGTGGATGAATTAATCCCTGGTGAAAAAGTTGTTGCACGTAAAAATGTAACAATTAATGAAGAAGTATTCCAAGGACACTTCCCAGGAGAACCAGTATTTCCAGGTGTTCTAATCGTAGAATCATTAGCACAAGCAGGATCGATTCCGTTATTATCATTAGATGGATTTGATGGGAAAACTGCCTATTTAGGTGGATTGAACAAAGTTAAGTTCCGTCGAAAAGTAGTTCCAGGAGACGTATTACGTCTAGAAGTAGATATTAAAAAACTGAAAAGTAATGCTGGAATCGGTATCGGTAAAGCATACGTTGGAGACAAAGTTGTATGTGAATGTGAAATGACATTCATCATAGGAGCGAAATAA
- a CDS encoding acyl carrier protein produces the protein MFEKIKEIIVDQLGVEESEVKLETSFESDLEADSLDIFQVINEIEDEFDITIDTDQDLKTVGDLVTYVEGLEK, from the coding sequence ATGTTTGAAAAAATTAAAGAAATTATCGTTGATCAATTAGGTGTAGAAGAAAGTGAAGTAAAATTAGAAACTAGCTTTGAAAGTGATTTAGAAGCAGATAGTTTAGATATCTTCCAAGTTATCAATGAAATTGAAGATGAATTCGATATTACAATTGATACAGATCAAGACTTAAAAACAGTTGGAGATTTAGTAACTTACGTAGAAGGATTAGAAAAATAA
- a CDS encoding winged helix-turn-helix transcriptional regulator, which translates to MENRTVTQINEYLVQIFNEVLLIEEYSLKQSEFSDLTIKEMHTIEAIGLEGDLSSSQVAEKLSVTKGTLSVSIQNLVTKGYVERVRLEEDRRVVRLKLSNKGKLLFRLHRKFHLDMVRDTIEGLEKEEAEMLIKGLGNLHNFLNDIKEKL; encoded by the coding sequence GTGGAAAATAGGACCGTAACACAGATTAATGAGTATCTGGTCCAAATATTTAATGAGGTACTGTTAATTGAAGAATATTCACTCAAACAAAGTGAGTTTTCTGATTTAACTATCAAAGAGATGCATACCATTGAAGCAATCGGTCTTGAAGGAGATTTAAGTTCATCACAAGTCGCAGAGAAATTATCTGTTACCAAAGGTACTTTGTCAGTTTCCATTCAGAATCTTGTGACAAAAGGCTATGTTGAACGGGTGCGTTTAGAAGAAGATCGTCGCGTTGTTAGACTAAAACTGTCTAATAAAGGCAAACTACTATTTCGCTTGCATCGCAAATTCCATCTGGATATGGTACGCGATACTATAGAAGGATTAGAAAAGGAAGAAGCGGAGATGTTAATAAAGGGATTAGGTAATTTGCATAATTTCTTAAACGACATTAAAGAGAAATTGTAA
- the accB gene encoding acetyl-CoA carboxylase biotin carboxyl carrier protein, with amino-acid sequence MNLIDKLDNSSLAFLNYETDDVKVVLSKEMPSETPVYYTQNEESKPAQIPQVEQVLTPTQLEVTSPSTDAEAEEGVFITSPMVGVVYLQPNPDSDSFVKVGDTVAEGDTVVIIEAMKLMNEIQSNHSGTVVEILVENETVVEYGQPIMRIK; translated from the coding sequence ATTAACTTAATCGATAAACTAGACAATTCGTCATTAGCTTTTCTAAATTATGAGACTGATGATGTCAAAGTCGTATTATCAAAAGAAATGCCAAGTGAAACGCCAGTTTACTACACTCAGAATGAAGAAAGTAAACCAGCACAAATTCCCCAAGTTGAACAAGTGTTAACACCAACACAATTAGAAGTTACATCACCAAGTACTGATGCAGAAGCAGAAGAAGGTGTATTTATAACTTCGCCAATGGTGGGGGTTGTCTATTTACAACCTAATCCTGATAGTGACTCATTCGTTAAAGTGGGTGACACAGTCGCTGAAGGAGATACAGTTGTAATTATCGAAGCAATGAAATTGATGAATGAAATACAATCGAACCATTCAGGTACAGTTGTTGAGATTCTTGTAGAGAATGAAACTGTCGTTGAATATGGTCAACCAATCATGAGAATTAAGTAG
- the fabK gene encoding enoyl-[acyl-carrier-protein] reductase FabK translates to MKTAITELLNIEYPIVQGAMAWVADADLASAVSNAGGLGVIGTGHDPVEIVREKVELMKSKTDKPFAVNVMLLNSNADEVVDYLIESGIKTITTGAGNPAKYMKRFHEAGISVIPVVASVALAKRMEKIGASAVVVEGMEAGGHIGKLTSLALLAQVTEVVSIPVIAAGGFGDGRGLAAALMLGADGIQVGTRFVVADESNAHDNFKNAILKASDIDTVVTGQITGHPVRVLRNRLTKEYLQVEKEITSHPEPNFSRLEELAAGALKKAVVDGDTVGGSMMAGQVAGLIKERQTVKEIIEDYIHVAKETYKEKANYFEV, encoded by the coding sequence ATGAAGACAGCCATTACAGAATTATTAAACATTGAATATCCTATTGTTCAAGGTGCGATGGCATGGGTTGCTGATGCTGATTTAGCGAGCGCAGTATCAAATGCTGGTGGACTAGGTGTTATTGGGACAGGACATGACCCTGTAGAAATTGTTCGAGAAAAAGTTGAACTAATGAAATCAAAAACGGACAAACCTTTTGCAGTGAATGTTATGTTATTAAACTCGAATGCCGATGAAGTTGTTGATTACTTAATTGAATCTGGTATAAAAACCATCACAACGGGTGCAGGTAACCCTGCAAAATACATGAAGAGATTTCATGAAGCTGGAATAAGTGTTATTCCAGTTGTTGCTTCAGTTGCTCTTGCTAAACGCATGGAAAAAATTGGAGCCTCAGCCGTAGTTGTTGAAGGTATGGAAGCTGGAGGACACATTGGTAAACTAACAAGTCTGGCACTTCTCGCTCAAGTAACTGAAGTTGTATCAATTCCAGTTATCGCTGCAGGAGGGTTTGGAGACGGTCGCGGATTAGCAGCAGCATTAATGCTTGGAGCTGATGGTATCCAAGTTGGTACCCGTTTCGTTGTTGCAGATGAATCTAATGCTCACGATAACTTTAAAAATGCAATTCTAAAAGCAAGTGATATTGATACAGTAGTAACGGGGCAAATTACTGGGCATCCAGTACGTGTATTACGTAACCGACTAACCAAAGAATATTTGCAAGTCGAAAAAGAAATCACGAGTCATCCAGAACCAAACTTTTCACGCCTTGAAGAATTAGCAGCAGGTGCTTTGAAAAAAGCTGTAGTGGATGGGGATACAGTAGGTGGATCGATGATGGCTGGACAAGTAGCCGGTTTAATTAAAGAGAGACAAACTGTTAAAGAGATTATTGAAGACTACATTCATGTAGCTAAAGAAACTTATAAAGAGAAAGCAAACTATTTTGAAGTTTAA
- the fabG gene encoding 3-oxoacyl-[acyl-carrier-protein] reductase: MTLTCLISGSSRGIGLGIAKHLAEAGHQVILNSRKPIVDEILQEFSEYELEVGQAIGDISNFNEAKELVEEVREKYGRIDVLINNAGITSDGLFLRMTEEDFDNVINTNLKGTFNLTRFVSPIMLKQKSGTIINMSSVVGVMGNPGQANYAASKAGVIGLTKSLAKELGSRSITVNAIAPGYIETDMTEALSDKVKKTMLGHIPLKRFGQVEEISSVVDFLINNRYITGQVIEVNGGLHI; this comes from the coding sequence ATGACATTAACATGTTTAATAAGCGGTAGCTCAAGAGGTATTGGGTTAGGCATCGCTAAACATTTAGCAGAAGCTGGGCATCAAGTAATTTTAAATAGTCGTAAACCAATAGTAGATGAAATACTACAAGAATTTTCTGAGTATGAGTTGGAAGTTGGGCAAGCGATTGGTGATATCAGTAACTTTAATGAAGCAAAAGAGCTCGTTGAGGAAGTCCGTGAAAAATACGGAAGAATCGATGTATTAATTAATAATGCTGGTATTACAAGCGATGGGTTATTCCTACGTATGACAGAAGAAGATTTTGATAATGTAATTAACACGAATCTAAAAGGAACGTTCAATCTAACAAGATTTGTATCACCAATTATGTTAAAGCAAAAATCTGGGACAATCATTAATATGTCAAGTGTTGTAGGTGTAATGGGGAATCCAGGGCAAGCAAATTATGCTGCAAGTAAAGCAGGGGTAATCGGTTTAACTAAGTCTTTAGCGAAAGAATTAGGAAGTCGTTCTATAACAGTTAATGCCATTGCACCAGGTTATATCGAAACAGATATGACTGAGGCCTTGAGTGATAAAGTAAAGAAAACAATGTTGGGTCATATTCCATTAAAACGTTTCGGACAAGTTGAAGAGATTAGTTCTGTTGTAGATTTCTTGATTAACAATAGATATATTACAGGTCAAGTCATTGAAGTTAACGGTGGATTACATATTTAA
- a CDS encoding beta-ketoacyl-ACP synthase 3, producing the protein MSRIIATGAYLPEKSVTNTELIEANQLDSSTEWIEQRTGIKERRFANDNETVASIATNAASNLLSKLDDDIRNEIKLIIVATMSQKEYTPSTANKVQLNLNCENALSFDINAACSGFVYALDIAEKMSKSYPSGYTLVIGAEKMSQILDFSDRGTSILFGDGAGAVLITNDGKGLPDYDSNLYSRGDEALSIAVEPNDQNEVYLTMKGREVFNFVQRTVLPSLETFVQKQDNVDYIISHQANYRFIKMMSKKLKMDLSKVPSNIERVGNVSAGSIPILLNQLVETNQLKLDGTQSVIMTGFGAGLTWGEIHTKL; encoded by the coding sequence ATGAGTCGAATTATAGCTACTGGAGCTTATTTGCCAGAGAAGTCTGTTACAAATACAGAATTAATCGAAGCAAATCAGCTAGATTCATCCACAGAGTGGATTGAACAACGCACTGGTATAAAAGAACGTCGTTTTGCTAATGACAATGAAACAGTCGCGTCAATTGCAACGAATGCAGCATCAAATTTACTGAGTAAACTGGATGATGACATTCGAAATGAGATAAAACTTATCATTGTAGCAACAATGTCTCAAAAAGAATACACACCATCTACTGCCAATAAAGTGCAATTAAATCTTAATTGTGAAAACGCATTGAGTTTTGATATTAATGCAGCATGTAGTGGTTTTGTATATGCACTTGATATTGCAGAGAAGATGTCAAAGTCATATCCATCTGGATATACACTTGTCATTGGTGCGGAGAAGATGAGTCAGATTTTAGATTTCAGTGATAGAGGTACATCAATTTTATTTGGAGACGGTGCTGGAGCAGTGCTTATTACCAATGATGGCAAAGGCCTACCAGATTACGATAGTAATTTATACTCTCGAGGAGATGAAGCACTATCGATTGCAGTCGAGCCAAATGATCAAAATGAAGTTTATCTAACAATGAAAGGACGAGAAGTGTTTAATTTCGTTCAAAGAACAGTGCTCCCTTCATTAGAGACATTTGTTCAAAAACAAGACAATGTTGATTATATTATAAGTCATCAAGCGAATTATCGCTTTATTAAAATGATGTCAAAAAAACTTAAGATGGATTTATCAAAAGTTCCATCAAATATTGAACGTGTCGGTAATGTGTCAGCGGGTAGTATCCCAATTTTATTAAATCAATTGGTTGAAACTAACCAACTAAAACTGGACGGAACACAATCTGTGATCATGACAGGCTTTGGTGCTGGACTTACGTGGGGCGAAATACATACAAAACTATAA
- the gdhA gene encoding NADP-specific glutamate dehydrogenase — MANNYITRVFEQLSKTYEHETEFLQAVKDFLDAVEPVIEKHPEYEDLAILERITEPERIISFRVPWVDDQGKVQVNRAYRVQFNSLNGPYKGGIRFHPSVNQSIMKFLAFEQIFKNDLTGLPIGGGKGGSDFDPKGKSDNEVMNFTQSFMTELQKYIGADEDVPAGDIGVGAREIGYMFGQYKRLNAKTPGVLTGKPIPAGGSQGRTEATGYGLIYFLLEMLKEVNESLAGKRIIISGSGNVAYYAAKKATELGGTVVSLSDSDGAIYVENGIDLDIIKNIKIDNRGRIKEYKDAHPEAEFFAGSLWDHDIEADIALPCATQNEIDVSQAQRLVDNGIKFVAEGANMPSHSDAIKVYKENQLYYGPGKAANAGGVAVSALEMSQNSQRLRWTTDEVDEKLKRIMKDIFQQVLSASNDYNLDHDYASGADIASFENIAQLMIMNGVV; from the coding sequence ATGGCAAACAATTATATTACACGCGTTTTTGAACAATTAAGTAAAACCTATGAGCATGAAACTGAATTTTTACAGGCTGTGAAAGATTTTTTAGATGCAGTTGAACCAGTTATTGAAAAACATCCAGAGTATGAGGACTTAGCAATCCTTGAAAGAATTACGGAACCAGAAAGAATTATTTCATTCCGTGTTCCTTGGGTAGATGATCAAGGTAAAGTTCAAGTTAACCGTGCTTACCGAGTACAATTTAATTCATTAAATGGGCCATATAAAGGCGGGATTCGCTTCCATCCATCAGTTAACCAGAGCATTATGAAATTCTTGGCATTTGAGCAAATTTTCAAAAATGACTTAACGGGTCTACCTATTGGTGGAGGTAAAGGTGGATCTGATTTTGATCCTAAGGGTAAATCAGATAATGAAGTGATGAATTTCACTCAAAGCTTTATGACTGAATTGCAGAAATATATTGGTGCTGACGAAGATGTTCCAGCGGGAGATATCGGAGTTGGTGCTCGAGAAATTGGTTACATGTTTGGACAATACAAACGATTAAACGCCAAAACACCAGGTGTTTTAACTGGTAAGCCAATTCCTGCAGGAGGAAGCCAAGGACGAACCGAAGCAACGGGTTATGGTCTTATCTACTTCTTATTAGAGATGCTAAAAGAAGTTAACGAATCATTAGCTGGTAAACGTATTATAATTTCAGGATCTGGAAATGTCGCTTACTATGCTGCTAAAAAAGCGACTGAATTAGGTGGAACTGTTGTATCGCTAAGCGATTCAGATGGTGCAATCTATGTAGAAAACGGAATTGATTTAGATATAATTAAAAACATCAAAATCGATAATCGTGGTAGAATCAAAGAATACAAAGACGCTCACCCTGAAGCTGAGTTCTTTGCAGGATCACTATGGGATCATGATATTGAAGCAGATATTGCATTACCATGTGCCACTCAAAACGAAATTGATGTCTCTCAAGCGCAACGTTTAGTTGATAACGGTATAAAATTTGTTGCAGAAGGAGCAAATATGCCTAGTCACTCTGATGCGATTAAAGTATATAAAGAAAATCAATTATACTACGGACCTGGTAAAGCAGCCAATGCAGGTGGAGTAGCAGTATCTGCATTAGAGATGAGTCAAAACTCGCAAAGACTAAGATGGACGACGGACGAAGTAGATGAGAAACTTAAACGCATTATGAAAGATATTTTCCAACAAGTTTTAAGCGCAAGCAATGATTATAATTTAGATCATGACTATGCGTCAGGAGCAGATATTGCTTCTTTCGAAAATATTGCACAATTAATGATCATGAATGGTGTCGTATAA